One genomic segment of Thermoanaerobaculia bacterium includes these proteins:
- a CDS encoding C45 family autoproteolytic acyltransferase/hydrolase, producing MARRLLLAAALCAAACAPAAPRTAAPRIDGVLEVRGGIRRFGGSFLREREGMREARFEGPPYVRGYARGRLAYPQIAAGETDLEFLLRETVPSGLRRWSLRRLLGLSMRRSEKWIGAAHLAEIRGVADAEVPDPLPGGWSPFARQLSLHALHDFSQRFIDTIPLSGACTGFAAAPPATADGHVYLARNFDFEAGGRFDREKIVVATVPEKGFRYLSVTFGGMTGVVSGFNEKGLGVSLQS from the coding sequence GTGCGCGCCGGCGGCGCCGCGAACGGCCGCGCCCCGGATCGACGGCGTTCTGGAAGTGCGCGGAGGCATCCGGAGATTCGGCGGCTCGTTCCTCCGCGAGCGCGAAGGGATGCGCGAAGCCCGGTTCGAAGGCCCGCCGTACGTTCGCGGGTACGCGCGAGGACGCCTCGCCTACCCGCAGATCGCCGCCGGCGAGACGGATCTCGAGTTCCTCCTTCGCGAGACGGTCCCTTCGGGCCTCCGGCGATGGTCGTTGCGCCGCCTCCTCGGCCTTTCGATGCGGCGGTCGGAGAAATGGATCGGGGCGGCGCACCTCGCGGAGATCCGCGGAGTCGCCGACGCGGAGGTGCCGGACCCGCTCCCCGGCGGATGGAGCCCGTTCGCGCGCCAGCTGTCCCTCCATGCCCTCCACGATTTCTCGCAGCGGTTCATCGACACGATCCCTCTCTCGGGCGCCTGCACGGGTTTCGCGGCGGCGCCCCCGGCGACGGCGGACGGACACGTGTATCTCGCCCGGAACTTCGACTTCGAGGCCGGGGGGCGCTTCGACCGGGAAAAGATCGTCGTCGCGACCGTTCCCGAAAAGGGTTTCCGTTACCTCTCGGTCACCTTCGGCGGCATGACCGGCGTCGTTTCGGGATTCAACGAAAAGGGGCTCGGCGTCTCACTCCAGTC